Proteins from one Triticum aestivum cultivar Chinese Spring chromosome 7A, IWGSC CS RefSeq v2.1, whole genome shotgun sequence genomic window:
- the LOC123149916 gene encoding E3 ubiquitin-protein ligase RGLG5: protein MQVRMTSSSAAARASALAATIFHRDTALDGPYPLLPTAGRSFPVGLIVCRNGDGERRGVPAGTVKPYPFFLPRFARSSPQIADSVRAAMATTIATRTPQQERRAKFGDDYHTLEQVTDALSHAGLESSNLIVGIDFTKSNEWTGKVSFHNRSLHAIGNTPNPYEQAISIIGRTLARFDEDNLIPCFGFGDATTHDQKVFSFYPENQPCDRFEQALGRYREIVPQLRLAGPTSFAPMIETAIGIVDSSGGQYHVLLIIADGQVTRSVDTGNGQLSPQERETIDAIVKASDYPLSIVLVGVGDGPWDMMRQFDDNIPSRAFDNFQFVNFTEIMSRPIPTSKNEAEFALSALMEIPAQFKATMNLQLLGKRRGFPHQSVLPPPVSVYRQPSGCSAVKQSQSTSTSYGSPQKNASAPRQDSDVGDQQTCPICWSEAKNLAFGCGHQTCADCGKDLKDKPSQTVSKVAARPEERHSKGRKEGRKEGGAEACMTPSMPTRRDASHSGALLGWHSGSQASGTSQPAIHALTFCIKLGCTIHPSIVPYTAKLHPGNTMPTKQLQNSRKLRVRLRAGAEGDLLTASAGIVSRKKHIALCDMHIIQERNIGLLVALARAFTSTGGKVAIARGKGGDSRMRCRDIPQDTGTTIYVHTQLDEAEGARWMAAFGINVRKLVPPIRG, encoded by the exons GTTAAACCCTACCCCTTTTTCCTTCCAAGATTTGCTCGCTCTTCTCCGCAGATTGCTGATTCTGTTCGG gcggccatggccaccACCATTGCAACCAGGACACCACAGCAAGAACGCCGCGCCAAGTTCGGCGACGATTACCACACCCTGGAGCAG GTGACTGATGCTCTTTCACATGCTGGACTTGAGTCCTCAAATCTAATCGTTGGGATTGATTTCACCAAGAGCAACGAATGGACAG GTAAAGTGTCCTTCCACAACCGGAGCTTGCATGCAATAGGGAATACTCCAAACCCATATGAGCAGGCTATATCCATTATCGGGAGAACCCTCGCACGATTTGATGAGGACAATCTGATACCATGCTTTGGATTCGGCGATG CTACCACTCATGATCAAAAAGTATTTAGCTTCTATCCTGAGAACCAGCCGTGTGATCGATTCGAACAAGCACTTGGTCGATACAGAGAAATTGTTCCACAGCTTCGTTTGGCTG GTCCCACTTCATTTGCACCTATGATTGAGACTGCTATTGGGATTGTTGATAGTAGTGGTGGCCAGTACCATGTTCTGCTCATAATAGCAGATGGACAG GTTACACGCAGTGTTGACACTGGTAATGGCCAGTTGAGCCCACAGGAAAGGGAAACTATAGATGCCATTGTGAAAGCAAG TGACTACCCTTTGTCAATTGTGCTTGTTGGAGTCGGTGATGGGCCCTGGGATATGATGAGGCAATTTGATGACAACATACCTTCTCGTGCATTTGATAATTTCCAG TTTGTCAACTTCACAGAGATCATGTCAAGGCCTATTCCTACTAGCAAAAACGAGGCAGAATTTGCTCTTTCAGCACTTATGGAGATCCCAGCTCAGTTCAAGGCAACAATGAACCTCCAGCTTCTTGG CAAACGAAGAGGATTTCCGCACCAATCGGTGTTACCTCCACCGGTGAGTGTATATCGACAACCCTCTGGATGCTCAGCAGTCAAGCAGAGTCAATCGACTAGCACCAGCTATGGGTCGCCACAGAAGAATGCATCAGCACCTCGACAGGACAGTGATGTGGGTGATCAGCAG ACTTGTCCAATCTGCTGGTCTGAAGCAAAGAACCTGGCTTTTGGATGTGGGCACCAG ACATGCGCCGACTGCGGGAAAGATCTGAAG GATAAGCCGTCGCAGACAGTTAGCAAAGTGGCAGCAAGACCTGAAGAAAGGCATAgtaaaggaaggaaggaaggaaggaaggaaggaggagccgAGGCCTGCATGACTCCCTCAATGCCAACCAGGAGGGACGCCTCCCACAGCGGCGCGCTTCTCGGATGGCATTCAGGGAGCCAGGCAAGCGGCACCAGCCAGCCAGCCATACATGCACTAACCTTTTGCATCAAGCTGGGCTgcaccatccatccatccatagtTCCATACACGGCTAAGCTGCACCCCGGCAATACAATGCCGACGAAACAGCTCCAGAATTCAAGAAAACTGCGTGTGCGACTGAGA GCAGGAGCAGAGGGGGACCTTCTGACAGCAAGTGCAGGAATCGTTTCACGCAAGAAGCACATTGCGCTATGTGACATGCACATCATTCAAGAACGCAAT atcggtcttttggttgcattggctagagcattcACTTCTACAggaggcaaggtggccattgcacgtggcaaaggaggagatt CCCGCATGCGCTGCCGTGACATACCGCAGGACACAGGGACAACCATTTACGTACACACGCAgttggatgaagctgaaggggCA CGTTGGATGGCGGCCTTCGGCATCAATGTCCGCAAACTGGTTCCCCCTATCCGCGGATAA